The sequence CAACAAAATCGGGTTTTAACTGGGCAGTTTTTCTAAAGACTGTAATGTGTTTTGAACACCATTTTCATTACTAACACCTCTATGTGAAATGCTGAGCGGAACATTTTGAAAAGGAGAGCTTAAATAAGCAAAGCCATTAATAGAAAAAATTAAGTAAGAAATAAGCAAAATACCCACTTGAAAGCGCCGACGCAGCCTTTTGTTATAGTTGGGCAAATGCTTACCTGTCAGTAAGGTAATGAATTTAACCAAAAAGAATGCGATACTGATATAATAGGCAAATGAAATCCATACAAAATTTAAAATGGCAAAGATGAAAGAAAAACTATCCGGTAATGTATCTGCCAGAATTTGAATAAAATAGGCAAAAAAAGCTAATACAAGAAAAACAAGATTGGCTTGAACAATCAGAAAAAACAAACGAAAAAGAGAAATTAAGGTCTTCTTTTTCGTTTGCTGCCAGCTAAATGTGACAGCCTGCCTGACAGAAGAATGGTCAAAATAAATTTTAGGTAAGGCATACATCAAGCGACTAGCCAAGAGAAAAAAGAGAGTGGTCAGCGCTAAAATAAAACCGCCGAGTAGGTATTTGTTACTGAGATAATCT comes from Streptococcus troglodytae and encodes:
- a CDS encoding glycerophosphoryl diester phosphodiesterase membrane domain-containing protein → MFFAIVRHISVGKAFFMLLYASVFLPFLKRILNVYYLNKILIPQFILDYLSNKYLLGGFILALTTLFFLLASRLMYALPKIYFDHSSVRQAVTFSWQQTKKKTLISLFRLFFLIVQANLVFLVLAFFAYFIQILADTLPDSFSFIFAILNFVWISFAYYISIAFFLVKFITLLTGKHLPNYNKRLRRRFQVGILLISYLIFSINGFAYLSSPFQNVPLSISHRGVSNENGVQNTLQSLEKLPS